The following are encoded together in the Bombus pyrosoma isolate SC7728 linkage group LG17, ASM1482585v1, whole genome shotgun sequence genome:
- the LOC122577109 gene encoding elongation factor 1-alpha, with translation MGKEKIHINIVVIGHVDSGKSTTTGHLIYKCGGIDKRTIEKFEKEAQEMGKGSFKYAWVLDKLKAERERGITIDIALWKFETSKYYVTIIDAPGHRDFIKNMITGTSQADCAVLIVAAGTGEFEAGISKNGQTREHALLAFTLGVKQLIVGVNKMDSTEPPYSETRFEEIKKEVSSYIKKIGYNPAAVAFVPISGWHGDNMLEVSGKMPWFKGWTVERKEGKVEGKCLIEALDAILPPTRPTDKALRLPLQDVYKIGGIGTVPVGRVETGVLKPGMVVTFAPAGLTTEVKSVEMHHEALQEAVPGDNVGFNVKNVSVKELRRGYVAGDSKNNPPKGAADFTAQVIVLNHPGQISNGYTPVLDCHTAHIACKFADIKEKCDRRNGKTTEENPKAIKSGDAAIVMLVPSKPMCVEAFQEFPPLGRFAVRDMRQTVAVGVIKAVTFKDATGKVTKAAEKAQKKK, from the exons ATGGGTAAAGAGAAGATCCATATTAACATTGTCGTTATTGGACACGTCGATTCTGGAAAATCAACCACCACTGGTCATTTGATCTACAAATGCGGTGGTATCGACAAACGTACCattgaaaaattcgagaaGGAAGCCCAGGAA atGGGCAAAGGTTCCTTCAAATATGCCTGGGTATTGGATAAACTGAAAGCTGAACGTGAACGTGGTATCACTATTGATATTGCTCTGTGGAAATTCGAAACTTCAAAGTACTATGTTACTATTATTGATGCTCCTGGACATAGAGATTTCATCAAGAACATGATTACCGGCACTTCTCAAGCTGACTGTGCCGTATTGATTGTTGCTGCTGGTACTGGTGAATTTGAAGCTGGTATTTCAAAGAATGGACAAACCCGTGAGCATGCTCTGCTCGCTTTTACCCTGGGTGTAAAACAACTGATTGTTGGTGTTAATAAGATGGACTCCACTGAGCCACCATACTCTGAAACTCGATTCGaggaaattaagaaagaagtATCATCTTACATTAAGAAGATTGGATACAATCCTGCTGCGGTGGCATTTGTGCCAATTTCTGGCTGGCATGGGGATAACATGTTGGAAGTTTCTGGAAAGATGCCTTGGTTCAAGGGATGGACCGTCGAACGCAAGGAAGGCAAAGTTGAAGGAAAATGCCTCATTGAAGCTCTTGATGCCATCCTTCCGCCTACTAGGCCTACGGACAAGGCTCTTCGTCTTCCTCTTCAG GATGTATACAAAATTGGTGGTATCGGAACAGTACCAGTTGGTCGTGTTGAAACTGGTGTGTTGAAACCAGGTATGGTCGTTACATTCGCCCCTGCTGGTTTGACCACTGAAGTTAAGTCCGTTGAAATGCATCACGAAGCCTTGCAAGAGGCTGTTCCTGGTGATAATGTCGGTTTTAACGTGAAGAACGTGTCCGTCAAGGAATTGCGTCGTGGCTATGTTGCTGGTGACTCGAAGAACAATCCACCTAAAGGAGCTGCTGATTTTACTGCGCag GTTATCGTGTTGAACCACCCTGGTCAAATCAGCAATGGATACACACCAGTGTTGGATTGTCACACCGCACATATCGCGTGTAAATTCGCTGACATTAAAGAAAAGTGTGACCGTCGTAACGGAAAGACCACCGAAGAAAATCCTAAAGCTATCAAGTCTGGAGATGCTGCCATTGTTATGCTCGTACCAAGCAAGCCTATGTGCGTTGAGGCTTTCCAAGAATTCCCGCCTCTGGGGCGTTTTGCTGTTCGTGACATGCGTCAAACGGTAGCCGTCGGTGTTATCAAAGCTGTCACTTTCAAAGACGCTACTGGCAAGGTCACCAAGGCTGCCGAGAAGGcccagaaaaagaaataa